One segment of Castanea sativa cultivar Marrone di Chiusa Pesio chromosome 3, ASM4071231v1 DNA contains the following:
- the LOC142628304 gene encoding flavonoid 3',5'-methyltransferase-like, producing the protein MGSIIGELLAIEKGSKSGSQVETNGMGTAPEKIILKSQALKKYIIEKCYPREHEQLKELREATVEQYPFWSLMNVPIDEGLLLSMLLKTMNAKKTLEIGVFTGYSLLTTALALPDDGKIIAIDPNREAYQTGLPFIQKAGVEHKINFIESDAVSVLNDLITNGKQEGTFDFAFVDADKEGYIKYHELLLKLVKIGGIIAYDNTLWFGSVAEPEEDKMEEFLKLGKKCLTELNSFLATDPRIESSLISIGDGLTLCRRIC; encoded by the exons GCATGGGAACCGCACCGGAGAAGATCATCCTCAAAAGTCAAGCACTTAAAAAG TACATTATAGAAAAATGCTACCCGCGAGAGCATGAGCAATTGAAGGAGCTCAGAGAGGCCACAGTTGAGCAATATCCTTTTTG GAGTTTGATGAATGTGCCTATCGATGAAGGTTTACTCCTATCAATGCTTCTAAAGACCATGAACGCAAAGAAGACATTAGAGATTGGAGTCTTTACTGGTTATTCTCTTCTTACTACTGCTTTAGCACTACCAGATGATGGCAAG ATAATAGCTATTGATCCAAACAGGGAAGCATATCAAACTGGATTGCCATTTATTCAGAAGGCTGGAGTGGAGCATAAGATTAATTTTATTGAATCAGATGCCGTGTCAGTTTTGAATGATCTTATTACCaat GGCAAACAAGAAGGGACATTTGATTTCGCATTTGTGGATGCTGATAAGGAAGGCTACATCAAATATCATGAGCTACTTTTGAAACTGGTTAAGATTGGTGGAATAATTGCATATGATAATACCTTATGGTTTGGATCAGTGGCAGAACCTGAAGAAGATAAGATGGAGGAATTTTTGAAGCTTGGCAAAAAGTGTCTCACGGAATTGAATAGCTTTCTAGCAACTGATCCCCGCATCGAATCATCCCTCATTTCAATTGGCGATGGCCTCACCCTCTGTAGGCGCATTTGTTAG
- the LOC142628953 gene encoding RAF-like serine/threonine-protein kinase 20 — MVGPSLNTAIKPTATTIKFLYSYGGKILPRFPDRKLRYLGGETLVCGTTVSLRCQLPLEDLDALVSITSDEDLANLIKEYDKATSPPSSLKIRAFLLPPKPTRKSISSPLPLPIPNY; from the coding sequence ATGGTCGGGCCTTCACTCAACACTGCCATCAAACCCACCGCTACTACCATCAAATTCCTCTACAGCTACGGCGGCAAAATCCTCCCCCGTTTTCCCGACAGGAAACTCCGTTACCTCGGCGGCGAAACCCTGGTGTGTGGTACAACTGTGAGCCTTCGTTGCCAGTTGCCGTTGGAGGATCTAGACGCCCTGGTGTCGATCACCTCCGATGAGGACCTCGCGAATCTCATCAAGGAGTACGACAAGGCCACGTCGCCACCTTCATCTCTGAAGATCAGAGCGTTTCTCTTGCCGCCGAAACCTACTAGAAAATCAATCTCttctcctcttcctcttccaatCCCTAATTACTAG